Proteins from a genomic interval of Micromonospora sp. NBC_00389:
- the smpB gene encoding SsrA-binding protein SmpB: MPREKGRKVVASNKKARHDYSILDTYEAGMALTGTEVKSLRAGRASLVDAFAQERNGELYLHSMHIPEYTQGTWTNHEPRRTRKLLLNRGEIDRLLGKTREGGLTIVPLQVYFSDGWAKVEIALAKGKKSYDKRQDLAKRDADREIARVSGRRGKGMDD; the protein is encoded by the coding sequence ATGCCACGGGAAAAGGGGCGCAAGGTCGTCGCCTCCAACAAGAAGGCGCGTCACGACTACTCGATCCTCGACACGTACGAGGCGGGTATGGCGCTCACCGGCACCGAGGTCAAGTCGCTGCGGGCCGGGCGCGCGTCGCTGGTGGACGCGTTCGCCCAGGAGCGCAACGGCGAGCTGTACCTGCACTCGATGCACATCCCGGAGTACACCCAGGGCACCTGGACCAACCACGAGCCCCGGCGTACGCGCAAGCTGCTGCTCAACCGGGGCGAGATCGACCGGCTGCTCGGCAAGACCCGTGAGGGCGGTCTGACCATCGTCCCGTTGCAGGTCTACTTCTCCGACGGCTGGGCCAAGGTGGAGATCGCCCTGGCCAAGGGCAAGAAGTCGTACGACAAGCGTCAGGACCTCGCCAAGCGGGACGCGGACCGGGAGATCGCCCGGGTCTCCGGTCGGCGCGGCAAGGGCATGGACGACTGA
- the pruA gene encoding L-glutamate gamma-semialdehyde dehydrogenase, whose product MDAVFSVPEPRNEPVRNYEPGSPDRERLQRRLTELAAERIDLPMTIGGEQRMAAGDSINVVQPHQHAHVLGVTAHATHDDARAAIKAAKDAAPMWRALPFEERAAIFLRAAELLAGPWRDTLNGATMLGQSKTAIQAEIDAACEFIDFLRFNVHFARRLLEEQPSSSPGVWNRFDHRPLEGFVYAVTPFNFTAIAGNLPSAPALLGNTVIWKPGPTQQFAAHFTMRLFEAAGLPPGVINMVTGRGEEVSDVVLADPDLAGIHFTGSTKVFQQLWRTVGDNIARYRGYPRLVGETGGKDFVVAHTSADVDALHTALIRGAYEYQGQKCSAASRAYVPRSLWEGGLRDRLAATTDSLTYGDVTDFSNFGGAVIDDKAFARHTAALELIAGDDTCRVLAGGTADDSVGYFVRPTLFECSDAAHETFTTEYFGPILGVHVFDDARFDEVVAQAESIAPYALTGSVFATDRRVIDAVGERMRYAAGNFYINDKPTGAVVGQQPFGGARASGTNDKAGSWLNLVRWVSPRTIKETFVPPTDHTYPHMG is encoded by the coding sequence ATGGACGCCGTGTTCTCCGTACCCGAGCCGCGCAACGAGCCGGTTCGCAACTACGAGCCGGGCAGCCCCGACCGGGAGCGGCTCCAGCGGCGGCTGACCGAGCTCGCCGCCGAGCGCATCGACCTGCCGATGACCATCGGCGGCGAGCAGCGGATGGCCGCCGGTGATTCGATCAACGTGGTGCAGCCGCACCAGCACGCGCACGTGCTGGGCGTGACCGCGCACGCCACCCACGACGACGCCCGTGCCGCGATCAAGGCGGCCAAGGATGCCGCTCCGATGTGGCGGGCGCTGCCGTTCGAGGAGCGCGCTGCGATCTTCCTGCGCGCCGCCGAACTGCTCGCCGGTCCATGGCGGGACACCCTCAACGGCGCCACCATGCTCGGCCAGTCGAAGACCGCGATCCAGGCGGAGATCGACGCGGCCTGCGAGTTCATCGACTTCCTCCGGTTCAACGTGCACTTCGCCCGGCGCCTGCTGGAGGAGCAGCCGAGCTCCTCGCCCGGCGTCTGGAACCGCTTCGACCACCGCCCGCTGGAGGGCTTCGTCTACGCGGTGACCCCGTTCAACTTCACCGCCATTGCCGGCAACCTGCCCTCGGCGCCGGCCCTGCTGGGCAACACGGTGATCTGGAAGCCGGGCCCGACGCAGCAGTTCGCCGCGCACTTCACCATGCGGCTGTTCGAGGCCGCCGGCCTGCCGCCCGGCGTGATCAACATGGTGACCGGCCGGGGCGAGGAGGTCTCCGACGTCGTGCTCGCTGACCCGGACCTGGCCGGCATCCACTTCACCGGCTCGACCAAGGTCTTCCAGCAGCTCTGGCGGACCGTCGGCGACAACATCGCCCGCTACCGGGGCTACCCGCGGCTGGTCGGCGAGACCGGTGGCAAGGACTTCGTGGTCGCGCACACCAGCGCCGACGTGGACGCCCTGCACACCGCGCTGATCCGTGGCGCCTACGAGTACCAGGGCCAGAAGTGCTCGGCGGCCTCCCGGGCGTACGTGCCGCGCTCGCTCTGGGAGGGTGGGCTGCGGGACCGGCTGGCCGCCACCACCGACTCGCTGACCTACGGCGACGTGACCGACTTCAGCAACTTCGGCGGCGCGGTGATCGACGACAAGGCGTTCGCCCGGCACACCGCCGCGCTGGAGCTGATCGCCGGCGACGACACCTGCCGGGTGCTGGCCGGCGGCACCGCCGACGACTCGGTCGGGTACTTCGTCCGGCCGACGCTCTTCGAGTGCAGCGACGCCGCCCACGAGACCTTCACCACCGAGTACTTCGGGCCGATCCTGGGCGTGCACGTGTTCGACGACGCCCGCTTCGACGAGGTGGTCGCGCAGGCCGAGTCGATCGCGCCCTACGCGCTGACCGGGTCGGTGTTCGCCACCGACCGCCGGGTGATCGACGCGGTCGGCGAGCGGATGCGGTACGCGGCCGGCAACTTCTACATCAACGACAAGCCGACCGGCGCGGTGGTCGGGCAGCAGCCCTTCGGCGGCGCCCGGGCCAGCGGCACCAACGACAAGGCGGGTTCCTGGCTCAACCTGGTCCGCTGGGTGTCGCCGCGGACGATCAAGGAGACCTTCGTGCCGCCGACCGACCACACGTACCCGCACATGGGCTGA
- a CDS encoding YqgE/AlgH family protein, translating to MQGEGQAIGGRAMESMTGRLLVATPALKDPNFDRTVVLLVAHEPGGALGVVLNRATEVPVVEVLGDWSDLARHPAVLFEGGPVQPDSAICLARMRQPLRRVKGFHQVSGAVGTIDLSIDPERLRESIGGIRVFAGYSGWGTGQLEQEIADGSWFLLDALPGDAFVDRPDDLWPMVLRRQGGMMSAVAHFPPDVALN from the coding sequence ATGCAGGGAGAGGGCCAGGCGATCGGCGGACGGGCGATGGAGTCGATGACCGGGCGGCTGCTGGTCGCGACTCCGGCGCTCAAGGACCCGAACTTCGACCGCACGGTGGTGCTGCTGGTCGCCCACGAGCCGGGCGGCGCGCTCGGCGTGGTGCTGAACCGGGCCACCGAGGTGCCGGTCGTCGAGGTGCTCGGCGACTGGAGCGACCTGGCCCGCCACCCAGCGGTGCTCTTCGAGGGCGGCCCGGTGCAGCCCGACTCGGCCATCTGCCTGGCCCGGATGCGGCAACCGCTGCGGCGGGTCAAGGGCTTCCACCAGGTCTCCGGGGCGGTCGGAACGATCGACCTCTCGATCGACCCGGAGCGGCTGCGGGAGAGCATCGGTGGCATCCGGGTCTTCGCCGGCTACTCCGGCTGGGGGACCGGGCAGCTGGAGCAGGAGATCGCCGACGGTTCCTGGTTCCTGCTGGACGCGCTGCCCGGTGACGCCTTCGTCGACCGGCCGGACGACCTGTGGCCGATGGTGCTGCGCCGGCAGGGCGGGATGATGTCCGCCGTCGCCCACTTCCCACCGGACGTGGCGCTCAACTGA
- a CDS encoding PadR family transcriptional regulator encodes MADSGVNPTAAALLGLLHEGPMTGGQLMAAAERRLAPYWSMTRSQVYRELPVLAERGFVRLGKPGPRMSQPYSLTAAGKRTFSRWLTENPGRDTIRNPIALRMAFGELHSASQLKGLYASANEYHTEALAQVREQVKNAKRDGETYDASALEFAVAYHRAALSWLKSAPVG; translated from the coding sequence ATGGCGGATTCCGGAGTCAACCCTACGGCGGCGGCCCTTCTCGGCCTGCTCCATGAGGGCCCGATGACAGGCGGTCAGTTGATGGCCGCCGCTGAGCGCCGGCTGGCGCCGTACTGGTCGATGACCCGCAGCCAGGTCTACCGCGAATTGCCGGTGCTGGCCGAGCGGGGGTTCGTGCGGCTCGGCAAGCCGGGGCCGCGGATGAGCCAGCCGTACTCGCTCACCGCCGCCGGGAAACGGACATTTTCCCGCTGGCTGACGGAGAACCCGGGGCGGGACACCATCCGCAACCCGATAGCGCTCCGGATGGCGTTCGGCGAGCTGCACTCCGCCAGCCAGCTGAAGGGGCTGTACGCCTCCGCCAACGAGTACCACACCGAGGCCCTGGCGCAGGTCCGGGAACAGGTGAAAAACGCCAAACGGGACGGGGAGACGTACGACGCCAGCGCGCTGGAGTTCGCCGTCGCCTACCACCGGGCGGCCCTGTCGTGGCTGAAGTCCGCCCCCGTCGGGTGA
- a CDS encoding S-methyl-5'-thioadenosine phosphorylase — MAPKADLAVIGGSGLYALLDGTTHELDTPYGPPSDAVTIAEVAGRRVAFLPRHGRDHRYPPHLIPYRANLWALRSLGVRQVLAPCAVGGLRPELGPGTFVVPDQLIDRTSGRAQTYYDQGAVHVPFADPYCPSGRRALLTAAAGRDVTAVDGGTVVVVEGPRFSTRAESRWFTSIGGMVVNMTSHPEAVLARELALCYSSIALITDLDAGLQAGESVTQEEVFQVFAANTDRLRGVLLDALAALPAARDCACGRALDGITLPFPLP, encoded by the coding sequence ATGGCACCGAAGGCGGACCTCGCGGTGATCGGCGGATCGGGCCTGTACGCCCTCCTCGACGGCACCACCCATGAGCTGGACACTCCGTACGGCCCGCCGTCGGACGCGGTGACCATCGCCGAGGTGGCCGGGCGGCGGGTCGCGTTCCTGCCTCGACACGGCCGCGACCACCGGTACCCGCCGCACCTGATCCCCTACCGGGCCAACCTCTGGGCGCTGCGCTCCCTCGGCGTACGCCAGGTGCTCGCCCCGTGTGCGGTCGGTGGGCTCCGCCCGGAGCTGGGCCCCGGCACGTTCGTGGTGCCCGACCAGTTGATCGACCGGACCAGCGGGCGGGCGCAGACCTACTACGACCAGGGCGCGGTGCACGTGCCGTTCGCCGACCCGTACTGCCCGAGCGGCCGGCGGGCGCTGCTCACCGCCGCCGCCGGCCGGGACGTCACCGCCGTGGACGGCGGGACGGTGGTGGTCGTGGAGGGTCCACGGTTCTCCACCCGGGCCGAGTCCCGCTGGTTCACCTCGATCGGCGGCATGGTGGTCAACATGACCAGCCACCCGGAGGCGGTGCTCGCCCGGGAGCTGGCCCTCTGCTACTCGTCGATCGCGTTGATCACCGACCTGGACGCCGGGTTGCAGGCCGGCGAGTCGGTCACCCAGGAGGAGGTGTTCCAGGTCTTCGCGGCGAACACCGACCGGCTGCGGGGCGTGCTGCTGGACGCGCTGGCCGCGCTACCCGCCGCGCGGGACTGCGCCTGCGGCCGAGCACTGGACGGCATCACCCTGCCGTTCCCGCTGCCCTGA
- the ftsX gene encoding permease-like cell division protein FtsX, with amino-acid sequence MRVKYVLSEVLVGLWRNVTMSIAMIITMAVSLTMLGASGLMYRQVDDMKDLYYKNIEVSIFLSQEVTEQQRTDLNAKLDGDPLVKEVLYVNKDEAYKRFKEMYQDAPDLVNAVKPDQLPESFRLKLNNPEQYKNIYDQYKETEGVDEIVDQSRLLDKIFNILTSIQNIALAAAIVMAVAALLLVANTIQVAAYSKRREVAVMKLVGASNWFIQAPFVLEAVVAGLIGSLLGLVALVAAKYLLFDGSLSALQGLLSPISWGDIMFIFPLMAGVGGLVSAGTAWITLRFYLRV; translated from the coding sequence ATGCGCGTGAAATACGTCCTGTCCGAGGTATTGGTCGGACTGTGGCGCAACGTGACCATGTCCATCGCGATGATCATCACGATGGCGGTCTCGCTGACCATGCTCGGCGCCAGCGGTCTCATGTACCGCCAGGTCGACGACATGAAGGACCTCTACTACAAGAACATCGAGGTTTCGATCTTCTTGAGCCAGGAGGTGACCGAGCAGCAGCGCACCGACCTGAACGCCAAGCTGGACGGCGACCCCCTGGTGAAGGAGGTCCTCTATGTCAACAAGGACGAGGCGTACAAGCGCTTCAAGGAGATGTACCAGGACGCGCCGGACCTGGTGAACGCGGTCAAGCCGGACCAACTGCCTGAGTCGTTCCGGCTGAAGCTGAACAACCCGGAGCAGTACAAGAACATCTACGACCAGTACAAGGAAACCGAGGGCGTCGACGAGATCGTCGACCAGAGCCGACTACTGGACAAGATCTTCAACATCCTCACCTCGATCCAGAACATCGCGCTGGCCGCCGCCATCGTGATGGCCGTCGCCGCCCTGCTGCTGGTCGCGAACACCATCCAGGTGGCCGCCTACAGCAAGCGGCGTGAGGTGGCGGTCATGAAACTTGTCGGCGCTTCCAACTGGTTCATCCAGGCGCCGTTCGTGTTGGAGGCGGTGGTGGCTGGCCTGATTGGCTCGCTGCTCGGCCTGGTTGCCCTCGTCGCGGCGAAGTATCTGCTCTTCGACGGGTCACTCAGCGCGTTGCAGGGCCTGCTCTCGCCGATCAGCTGGGGTGACATCATGTTCATCTTCCCGCTGATGGCCGGCGTCGGTGGCCTGGTCAGCGCCGGCACCGCCTGGATCACCCTCCGCTTCTACCTGCGGGTCTAG
- the mdlC gene encoding benzoylformate decarboxylase, which yields MATVRDATYDVLRALGMTTVFGNPGSTEEPFLRDFPADFHYVHALHEATAVAMADGYAQATGAPAHVNLHTASGTGNGMGNLVTAWHNKTPLIVTAGQQTREMLLLEPRLTSRRAAELPQPYVKWGYEPVRAQDIPAALMRAYATAVQPPAGPVFLSLPMDDWAQPADPPPAPRSVATRFAPDPQRLDEFVRVLAGSHNPALVFGPGVDRAGSWAAAVALAERLAAPVWSAPAPERSVFPEDHPHFRGVLPFAIGPLAEALSGHDTVLVIGAPVFRYYPYVPGDHLPAGTRLLHVTDDPDEAARAPVGDSLLGDPGLTLAALVDMVPPADRTPPAPRDSMAPPEVTAPLSADALFAALAAHWPADGVLIQESPSNLSALRRRVRINRPASYFTMASGGLGYGLPAAIGVALAERDTGRGRPVVAVVGDGSFHYSVQALWTAARLSLPVVVIVPINQQYAILKAFAELKETPGVPGLDLPGLDITAIAAGYGCATEVVETPDQLGVALAAGLRANRPTVLPVPIATEVPSIL from the coding sequence ATGGCAACGGTCCGGGACGCGACGTACGACGTGCTCCGCGCCCTCGGCATGACCACCGTCTTCGGCAACCCCGGCTCCACCGAGGAGCCGTTCCTGCGGGACTTCCCGGCCGACTTCCACTACGTTCACGCGCTGCACGAGGCGACGGCGGTCGCGATGGCCGACGGGTACGCCCAGGCCACCGGCGCGCCCGCGCACGTCAACCTGCACACCGCCTCGGGCACCGGCAACGGCATGGGCAACCTCGTCACCGCCTGGCACAACAAGACCCCGCTGATCGTCACCGCCGGCCAGCAGACCCGGGAGATGCTGCTGCTCGAACCCCGGCTGACCAGCCGCCGAGCCGCCGAGCTTCCCCAGCCGTACGTCAAGTGGGGCTACGAGCCGGTCCGCGCGCAGGACATCCCCGCGGCGCTGATGCGGGCGTACGCGACCGCGGTGCAGCCCCCGGCCGGGCCGGTCTTCCTCTCCCTGCCGATGGACGACTGGGCCCAGCCGGCCGACCCGCCGCCCGCGCCGCGCTCGGTGGCCACCCGGTTCGCACCTGACCCGCAGCGGTTGGACGAGTTCGTCCGGGTGCTGGCCGGCAGCCACAACCCGGCGCTGGTGTTCGGGCCGGGGGTGGACCGGGCCGGAAGTTGGGCGGCCGCCGTGGCGTTGGCCGAGCGGCTGGCGGCACCGGTCTGGTCCGCCCCCGCCCCGGAGCGGAGCGTGTTCCCGGAGGACCACCCGCACTTCCGTGGGGTGTTGCCGTTCGCGATCGGGCCGCTGGCCGAGGCGCTGAGCGGGCACGACACCGTGCTGGTGATCGGTGCCCCGGTGTTCCGCTACTACCCGTACGTGCCGGGCGACCATCTACCCGCCGGCACCCGCCTGCTGCACGTCACGGACGACCCGGACGAGGCCGCCCGCGCTCCGGTCGGGGACAGCCTGCTCGGCGATCCCGGGCTCACCCTGGCGGCGCTGGTCGACATGGTGCCGCCGGCCGACCGGACACCACCGGCACCCCGGGACTCGATGGCGCCGCCGGAGGTCACCGCGCCGCTGAGTGCCGACGCCCTGTTCGCCGCGCTGGCCGCGCACTGGCCGGCGGACGGGGTGCTGATCCAGGAGTCACCGTCCAATCTGTCCGCACTGCGCCGCCGGGTACGCATCAACCGCCCGGCGTCGTACTTCACGATGGCCAGCGGCGGCCTCGGCTACGGTCTGCCGGCCGCGATCGGCGTGGCCCTGGCCGAGCGGGACACCGGACGCGGCCGGCCGGTGGTGGCGGTGGTCGGTGACGGCTCGTTCCACTACTCGGTGCAGGCGCTGTGGACGGCCGCCCGGCTGTCGCTGCCGGTGGTGGTGATCGTCCCGATCAACCAGCAGTACGCGATCCTCAAGGCGTTCGCCGAGTTGAAGGAGACGCCCGGGGTGCCCGGCCTGGACCTGCCGGGGCTGGACATCACCGCGATCGCGGCCGGCTACGGCTGCGCCACCGAGGTGGTGGAGACCCCCGACCAGCTCGGCGTGGCGCTCGCCGCCGGGCTGCGCGCCAACCGTCCCACCGTGCTGCCGGTACCGATCGCCACCGAGGTGCCCAGCATCCTCTGA
- the ftsE gene encoding cell division ATP-binding protein FtsE, producing MIQLEQVTKTYPKASRPSLDNVSVSIEKGEFVFFIGPSGSGKSTIIKMLLHEVAPNKGRVIVNSKDVTSMRSWKRPHFRRSIGCVFQDFRLLPNRTAYENVAFALEVIGKTKAVARRVVPEVLELVGLGGKEHRYPHELSGGEQQRVAVARAFVNRPLILLADEPTGNLDPDTSIEIMRLLDRINRTGTTVVMVTHDSNIVNQMRRRVVEIESGRIVRDQARGVYG from the coding sequence GTGATTCAGCTTGAGCAAGTGACGAAGACGTACCCGAAGGCGTCCCGGCCTTCGCTCGACAACGTGTCCGTCTCGATCGAGAAGGGCGAGTTCGTCTTCTTCATCGGTCCATCCGGCTCCGGCAAGTCCACAATCATCAAGATGCTGCTGCACGAGGTCGCCCCCAACAAGGGGCGGGTCATCGTCAACAGCAAGGACGTCACCTCGATGCGCTCCTGGAAGCGACCCCACTTCCGGCGCTCGATTGGTTGCGTTTTCCAGGACTTCCGGCTGCTTCCGAACCGCACCGCGTACGAGAACGTGGCGTTCGCCCTTGAGGTGATCGGCAAGACCAAGGCGGTTGCCCGCCGGGTCGTGCCCGAGGTGCTGGAGCTGGTCGGGCTCGGCGGCAAGGAGCACCGCTACCCGCACGAGCTCTCGGGTGGTGAGCAGCAGCGCGTCGCCGTCGCCCGGGCGTTCGTGAACCGTCCGCTGATCCTGCTGGCGGACGAGCCGACCGGAAACCTGGACCCGGACACCTCGATCGAGATCATGCGTCTGCTGGACCGGATCAACCGCACCGGCACGACCGTCGTGATGGTCACCCACGACTCCAACATCGTGAACCAGATGCGCCGCCGCGTCGTCGAGATCGAGAGCGGTCGCATCGTGCGTGACCAGGCCCGCGGCGTCTACGGGTGA
- the prfB gene encoding peptide chain release factor 2, whose translation MTAADYAEQLKELDATLRNIEAVLNLDRLHEDKARLEQEASAPDLWDDQAKAQQVTSQLSYVNGEISKLGSLRSQLDDAQVLLELAEAESDPGVLTEVEAEITGLTKAIQEMEVRTLLSGEYDSREALVAIRAGAGGVDAADFAEMLLRMYLRWAERHGYPTEVYETSYAEEAGLKSATFAVKVPYAYGTLSVESGTHRLVRISPFDNQGRRQTSFAGVEVLPVTEQTDHIDIPENEMRVDVYRSSGPGGQSVNTTDSAVRLTHIPTGIVVTCQNEKSQLQNKASAMRVLQARLLERKRQEEQAKLEGLKENAAGSWGDQMRSYVLHPYQMVKDLRTEQETGNPSSVFDGELDSFIEAGIRWRKQRQLAGDGA comes from the coding sequence GTGACCGCTGCCGATTACGCCGAACAGCTCAAGGAACTCGACGCGACCCTGCGAAACATCGAGGCCGTCCTCAACCTTGACCGTCTGCACGAGGACAAGGCCCGGCTTGAGCAGGAGGCGTCCGCCCCCGATCTGTGGGACGACCAGGCCAAGGCTCAGCAGGTGACCTCGCAGCTGTCGTACGTCAACGGCGAGATCAGCAAGCTGGGCAGCCTGCGTTCGCAGCTCGACGACGCCCAGGTGCTGCTGGAGCTGGCCGAGGCCGAATCCGACCCGGGTGTGCTCACCGAGGTCGAAGCGGAGATCACCGGGCTGACCAAGGCCATCCAGGAGATGGAGGTCCGTACCCTGCTCTCCGGCGAGTACGACTCCCGGGAGGCGCTGGTCGCCATCCGGGCCGGTGCCGGTGGCGTGGACGCGGCGGACTTCGCCGAGATGCTCCTGCGGATGTACCTGCGCTGGGCGGAGCGGCACGGCTACCCGACCGAGGTCTACGAGACCTCGTACGCCGAGGAGGCGGGCCTGAAGTCGGCCACCTTCGCGGTCAAGGTGCCCTACGCGTACGGCACGCTCAGTGTCGAGTCGGGCACCCACCGGTTGGTCCGGATCAGCCCGTTCGACAACCAGGGCCGCCGGCAGACCAGCTTCGCCGGCGTCGAGGTGTTGCCGGTCACCGAGCAGACCGACCACATCGACATCCCCGAGAACGAGATGCGGGTCGACGTCTACCGCTCTTCCGGGCCGGGCGGGCAGAGCGTCAACACCACCGACTCGGCGGTGCGGCTCACCCACATTCCGACCGGCATCGTGGTGACCTGCCAGAACGAGAAGTCCCAGCTGCAGAACAAGGCCTCCGCGATGCGGGTTCTCCAGGCCCGGCTGTTGGAGCGTAAGCGCCAGGAGGAGCAGGCCAAGCTGGAGGGGCTCAAGGAGAACGCCGCCGGCTCGTGGGGGGACCAGATGCGGTCCTACGTCCTGCACCCTTATCAGATGGTGAAGGATCTCCGAACCGAGCAGGAGACCGGCAATCCGAGCTCGGTCTTCGACGGCGAGTTGGACAGTTTCATCGAAGCCGGCATCCGCTGGCGCAAGCAGCGCCAACTCGCCGGCGACGGTGCGTGA
- a CDS encoding amylo-alpha-1,6-glucosidase, producing the protein MVLERPTPANPMPTKPQDPARPGAQARALPPELGSNAIAVVSGATFMYSDPAGDVPPGTIGGLVHRDTRLLNHWVLTIDGQRLLVLRSSVVDHYSAQFFLTNPALPQLPANTIAVRRLRYLSDGLHERIEVASFATERVRFELRLEVGNDFADILEIKTNVRDRSERIQRRHARDGSQLVFSYEQDGFTADTRVRSTRPPQRLEGDHLVWEIDLGPREQWQVDLKVPVPPGIGIGVTEPVRGDIADVFHHRVEDPAARWLARAAELTSDHLVLERATAQTRSDMSALRLEMEVGEERISLPAAGMPWFLTIFGRDTLITSYQALTFGPRMAKGTLLALAHHQGRQCEDFTDEEPGKILHEVRFGELTQQGLMPYNPNYGTADATQLWLILLSEYWRWTRDDDLVRSLRDNALAAVNWIDRYGDRDGDGYVEYATRSPEGLGNQCWRDSWDGVRFADGRMPVLPIATCEIQGYTYDAKLRLAELADGPLADPALADRLRAEAYRLRERFNRDFWIEGRGGYYAVGLDGDKNKIDSMTSNLGHLLWSGIVPQERAAALARQLLSEDMFSGWGIRTLSRADAPYNALGYHLGTVWPHDSSISALGLARYGFRDEANRVALALLDAAAEFGDRLPEAIAGYPRERTLDAIPYPTACSPQAWASGAPLNLIRTMLGLHPVDGQLVVDPAVPHEVGRIHIRGISAFGHRWDVEAVGSEGYVRLAAD; encoded by the coding sequence ATGGTGCTGGAGCGTCCTACCCCGGCCAATCCAATGCCGACCAAGCCGCAGGACCCGGCACGCCCTGGCGCGCAGGCGCGGGCCCTGCCCCCGGAGCTGGGCTCGAACGCGATCGCCGTGGTCAGCGGTGCCACCTTCATGTACTCGGATCCGGCCGGCGACGTCCCGCCCGGCACGATCGGCGGCCTGGTACACCGGGACACCCGCCTGCTCAACCACTGGGTGCTCACCATCGACGGCCAACGCCTGCTCGTGCTGCGCTCCAGCGTGGTCGACCACTACTCGGCGCAGTTCTTCCTGACCAACCCCGCGCTGCCCCAGCTGCCGGCGAACACCATCGCTGTCCGTCGGCTGCGCTACCTGAGCGACGGGTTGCACGAGCGGATCGAAGTCGCCTCCTTCGCCACCGAGCGGGTCCGGTTCGAGTTGCGCCTCGAGGTGGGCAACGACTTCGCCGACATCCTCGAGATCAAGACCAACGTCCGCGACCGGTCGGAGCGGATCCAGCGGCGGCACGCGCGAGACGGCTCGCAGCTGGTGTTCAGCTACGAGCAGGACGGCTTCACCGCGGACACCCGGGTCCGGTCGACCCGCCCGCCGCAGCGGCTGGAGGGCGACCACCTGGTCTGGGAGATCGACCTCGGACCGCGCGAGCAGTGGCAGGTCGACCTCAAGGTGCCGGTGCCGCCCGGCATTGGCATTGGGGTGACCGAGCCGGTCCGGGGCGATATCGCCGACGTCTTCCACCACCGGGTGGAGGATCCGGCCGCCCGGTGGCTCGCCCGCGCCGCCGAGCTGACCAGCGACCACCTGGTGCTGGAGCGGGCGACCGCGCAGACCCGCTCGGACATGTCCGCGCTGCGGCTGGAGATGGAGGTGGGGGAGGAACGGATCAGCCTGCCGGCCGCCGGCATGCCCTGGTTCCTCACCATCTTCGGCCGGGACACCCTGATCACCTCGTACCAGGCGCTCACCTTCGGGCCCCGGATGGCCAAGGGAACCCTGCTGGCGCTGGCACATCACCAGGGCCGGCAGTGCGAGGACTTCACCGACGAGGAGCCCGGCAAGATCCTGCACGAGGTCCGCTTCGGTGAGCTCACCCAGCAGGGACTCATGCCGTACAACCCCAACTACGGCACCGCCGACGCCACCCAACTCTGGCTGATCCTGCTGTCCGAGTACTGGCGCTGGACCCGCGACGACGACCTGGTCCGGTCGCTCCGGGACAACGCACTGGCGGCGGTGAACTGGATCGACCGGTACGGCGACCGGGACGGCGACGGCTACGTCGAGTACGCCACCCGCTCCCCGGAAGGGCTGGGCAACCAGTGCTGGCGAGACTCCTGGGACGGGGTGCGCTTTGCCGACGGACGGATGCCGGTGCTACCGATCGCCACCTGCGAGATCCAGGGCTACACCTACGACGCGAAGCTACGCCTGGCGGAACTCGCCGACGGGCCGCTGGCGGACCCGGCCTTGGCGGACCGGCTGCGCGCCGAGGCGTACCGGCTGCGCGAGAGGTTCAACCGGGACTTCTGGATCGAGGGGCGGGGCGGCTACTACGCCGTCGGCCTCGACGGCGACAAGAACAAGATCGACTCCATGACGTCCAACCTGGGGCACCTGCTGTGGAGCGGCATCGTCCCGCAGGAACGCGCCGCCGCGCTCGCCCGGCAACTGCTCTCCGAGGACATGTTCAGCGGCTGGGGGATCCGGACGCTGTCCCGGGCCGACGCGCCATACAACGCGCTCGGATACCACCTCGGCACGGTCTGGCCGCATGACAGCTCGATCAGCGCGCTGGGCCTGGCCCGATACGGCTTCCGCGACGAGGCTAACCGAGTGGCCCTCGCCCTGCTCGACGCCGCCGCCGAGTTCGGCGACCGACTGCCGGAGGCGATCGCCGGCTACCCGCGCGAGCGGACCCTCGACGCCATCCCGTACCCGACCGCCTGCAGCCCCCAGGCCTGGGCGTCCGGCGCCCCACTGAACCTGATCCGCACCATGCTGGGGCTCCACCCGGTCGACGGCCAGCTCGTCGTCGACCCGGCGGTGCCGCACGAGGTCGGCCGGATTCACATTCGCGGCATCAGCGCGTTCGGCCACCGCTGGGACGTCGAGGCCGTCGGCTCGGAGGGGTACGTGCGGCTCGCCGCCGATTGA